A part of Actinobaculum sp. 313 genomic DNA contains:
- a CDS encoding cupin domain-containing protein, with protein MAKRTPVAEASLHGNIAAEVPVVRESTTSRVVLDNRLLRVVEFTFDAGELLTEHSSPRAVVVQLLEGEMSFSLEGEQRTLHPADVVYLAPGAKHALVAKTACRMSLVMVDVTEVPEEVLHG; from the coding sequence ATGGCAAAACGTACACCGGTCGCCGAGGCCAGTCTTCACGGCAATATAGCCGCGGAGGTTCCGGTTGTCAGGGAGTCGACGACGTCGCGGGTGGTTCTGGACAACCGCCTGCTGCGAGTGGTCGAGTTTACCTTCGATGCGGGCGAATTACTCACGGAACACTCTTCGCCTCGCGCGGTGGTCGTCCAGCTGCTGGAAGGCGAGATGAGTTTCTCGTTGGAAGGGGAGCAGCGAACGCTTCATCCCGCCGACGTTGTTTACCTCGCGCCCGGAGCCAAGCATGCGCTGGTTGCCAAGACTGCGTGCCGGATGAGTCTGGTCATGGTGGATGTCACCGAGGTGCCGGAAGAGGTTCTTCATGGCTGA